A genomic segment from Microbacterium sp. SORGH_AS_0428 encodes:
- the argC gene encoding N-acetyl-gamma-glutamyl-phosphate reductase, with translation MPYSVAVSGASGYAGGEILRILSAHPDVEIRTVTAHSNAGTPLISQQPHLRSLAHLELQPTTPEVLAGHDIVVLALPHGQSGQYTDALADVPLVIDAGADHRLTSADAWAAFYGGEFHEAWTYGVPELLVGGAKQRERLVGASRIAAPGCNASTVSLSLAPGVAAGVIDPGDIVSVLAVGPSGAGKSLKPHLLASEILGTANPYAVGGTHRHIPEIQQALAAAGARGDVRISFTPVIVPMSRGILATSTAPIAPGVTDAEIRDAWEAAYAHETFVQLLPEGAFPRTADVLGANTALLGLAIDRAANRVVVVAAVDNLVKGTAGAAVQSMNIALGLPEHRALTVNGVAP, from the coding sequence ATGCCCTATTCGGTCGCCGTATCCGGCGCGTCCGGCTATGCAGGAGGCGAGATCCTCCGCATCCTCTCCGCGCACCCCGACGTCGAGATCCGCACGGTCACCGCGCATTCGAATGCCGGAACGCCGCTGATCTCGCAGCAGCCGCACCTGCGCTCGCTCGCGCACCTCGAGCTCCAGCCGACGACGCCGGAGGTGCTCGCCGGTCACGACATCGTCGTGCTCGCGCTGCCGCACGGGCAGTCGGGTCAGTACACCGATGCCCTCGCCGACGTCCCGCTGGTCATCGACGCCGGGGCAGATCACCGGCTCACCTCCGCCGATGCCTGGGCCGCCTTCTACGGCGGCGAGTTCCACGAAGCGTGGACCTACGGCGTGCCGGAGCTGCTCGTCGGCGGCGCCAAGCAGCGTGAGCGGCTCGTCGGAGCCTCGCGCATCGCCGCTCCCGGCTGCAACGCCTCGACGGTCTCCCTGAGCCTCGCCCCGGGCGTCGCTGCCGGCGTCATCGATCCGGGCGACATCGTCAGCGTCCTCGCCGTCGGCCCCTCCGGGGCGGGCAAGAGCCTCAAACCGCACCTGCTGGCGAGCGAGATCCTCGGCACGGCGAACCCGTACGCCGTCGGCGGCACCCATCGTCACATCCCGGAGATCCAGCAGGCGCTCGCCGCAGCCGGCGCCCGCGGTGATGTGCGCATCTCCTTCACCCCCGTCATCGTCCCGATGTCGCGCGGCATCCTCGCCACCTCCACCGCGCCGATCGCGCCCGGCGTCACCGACGCCGAGATCCGGGATGCGTGGGAGGCGGCGTACGCGCACGAGACGTTCGTGCAGCTGCTGCCGGAGGGGGCGTTCCCCCGCACGGCGGACGTTCTGGGAGCCAACACCGCGCTGCTCGGACTCGCCATCGACCGCGCGGCGAACCGTGTCGTCGTCGTCGCGGCCGTCGACAATCTCGTCAAGGGCACGGCGGGTGCCGCCGTGCAGTCCATGAACATCGCGCTCGGCCTTCCCGAACACCGCGCGCTCACCGTGAACGGAGTCGCCCCGTGA